The genomic window TGAGTCCTGCGTTTGGTTCCGTGACGCCGAAACACGTCCGCCACTTGCCGGATATGATGTTGGGTATCGCCTCGTTCACCTGCTCTTGGGTGCCAAACTTGGCCAGGGGCTGGGTGGCATAGACGTTGGCGTGGATAGCCTGTGCTCCGGCCATGCCGGCTCCCGATTCCGCAATTgtctgcatcatcatggttGCCTCGGATATGCCCAGGCCTGAGCCGCCGAGTGACTCTGGGAGTGCAATGCCTAGCCAGCCTCccttggcgatggcggcgtggAATTCTTTGGGATCCTGCTCTTTTTGGTCGCGCTCTTGCCAGTACGAGCTCGGGAACTGGGAACATATTTGGTTGATGGAGGCGCGCACCAGGAGCTGGTTCTCAGTGAAGCCAGTTGTTTCCATGATCCGCCTCGTCTGGCTTGCTGAGAAGCATCGGCTTTgacatggtgatggtggtggagggAGCCATGGCTGTGTAAGAAGTCGCTTCgcttggccaaggctggtTATTCGTGGCCTTGCCATGTTACGGAAATTTTATGCGCCCATTGGATCAGTTGCAGGCACCCAATGCGTATCAAGACGCTCTGCTTGTTCACgttgaacattgaaacttATACAGAGTAGacaagtccatgtccaggGTGATGATGATTGGTCAGAGGAAATTCCACAAAATCCATATAGCCGACTCAACCCGCGTGGGTCTTGGCAATAACCGAGCCGATTACCAGCCATTGAAATTTGAACCCCTTCACACGGTTTCACAGCCTTGGACTGTTCACATACGTAATGGACTAATTGCAGTCTAACCAGACGTGTTCTCCAAGAGAAATCGCATTTCCCCTCCCGTCGTCATTTTTTACAGCCTATGCGGAACAGAGGGTAAAGTCCTCCAACCCGGCATCCGGCACCGTCTCGTTGGGCAAGCAAAGTGCAATGTCCTCGCCCTTCAAATCCTTGAATACTAGACCGTACTCTTTCTGTTTCGGACATTAGTGTCGTCGTCTTTACAAGTCCCGGGGGAATTCAGGCGCATCTGACGCAGTCGAACCTACCTTTGTGATCGCGATGAAATCTTTGTAAATGCgatccatcttcatctttgaACGAACGAGGTCACCTACACCACCCAAAAGGGCCACAACGGTTGTAATCTTGCTGTCCCAAGTAACGAGTGCCGACACCAGTTTCCCGTCTACTCGTGTGGATTCAGTGCTCCCGTAAAGATCTGGTCGCAAGTTAGCATCTCCGACGACAGCATTCATCCAGGTGGCTTACTCTGCATCTTCTTTGCGACAACCATGTTGCGCCACCACGCCAGTCCAACAGCCTTGTCAAACAGCATGGTGGGCCAGACACCATACGGTGTGATGACATCGTGTTCCTGCTCTTTCTGGCTTGCGATGGAGGGGATTCCAGCAGGGGAGATGTAGCCAATGATTTCATCCGTGTTCGGGTCTGTAGAGTTGTTGACGGATGCAAAGAGCCCAGGAACCTTGGTCACCACTGAGTTGCAAGTCCTTGCTCTCTCCGCGTTATGGTATAACCTCCTATCGTTTTGAAACAAAAGAGTCAGCAAAATTTCCCACAGCCAAACTAGCCGACAAGACCCGTACTGACCTCACAAGGTCAACATCGTAGTATGGCAGCTCAAGAACCTTCCACGGTTCGTGGCTAGAGAACCAATATCCTTTTACATGTTTGTTAGCTCTAGTGGACCCATGTAAAGGGAGACGGGACAATTACCTTGCTCGACCGTGATGGGCCCAACTCCGCCCATGTTGTATTCCACACTTACAAGCTTCGCCCTCTTAACCTCCCACAGTGTGTCCTTATCTTCGCGAGACAGCCCGCCAAAGGCGTTCAAGAAATGGGTGAACAGCTCGCCTTCATAGGGGTCATCGAGGTAGTTTGTGCCCTCGCATTGGTATCCCTGCTTTGCATGCTTGGGAGGCAGAGTTTGGTTGTTCATCTTTGTCACTGCGCACACATGGCCCCCTCCGCGGTAGAATACGGTAACAGCCGTGGTCTTGACATAGTCCAACCAATTCTGCCAGCCCCTGGCGCTGTCCCTGATTGATTGATCCTGTCTCTGCTCAGCGGCACTGATGTAAGCATACACGGCCCAAACGAGCTCACTGCAATCAAAGACTCATGTCAGTCCAAAACTTTTTCATCGGGGGGGCGCGCTTCAGAGCCTGCTCACCCGTTGTCCAAAGCAGGCACTCGGTTTACCCAGTCCCAGGTTGGAGACAATTGGCGCTCGCTGGTTGTCATCCAAGGCAGAAAGCCGCCGAACCCCGGGTTGGACTCGTTGAATTGCAGATATGTCTGAAGCTTTGTCTTCATGATGGATGCTGCAAGCTTGCGAGCCTTGGAGGGATCATCAGGAGTAAGGAAGCGAGCTGCTTTTTTAGAGCCAGCTACGGCGTGTGCATAGAGCATAATCTGGAGAGCCTACGTACATCAAATCAAGCTGTTAGACaagtctctctctctctcataCTTTAGGGGAAACACCTGGGTATAGAGAGCTCCAAGTACCTCTTTACTGGCGGCACTGAAGGGATGCTTGTTCGAACGAGCTCCCGTCGTCCAGTTGAGCTGTGTTCCATCATACGTCATGCCATTGGCCGAGTTGTACGAAACATTATTTTGATGGAACTTGCCCTCCCAAAACAGGAGATCCTGTTCAAAGCCTCTCGGGTCCTTGAGCACATCCTCCTGGGACCAGTCAGCCACAAATCGACACCGGGGATACGGATTCGAAGCTTGGTCGGCACGAGGTGACTGAAGCGAGGGCAAGGCGGATGCCACTGTCAGGCCACCGGCCACCAGGAATTGAGCCACGAGTAGTGATTTCATATTCTTGCCAATGGCACAAATCGAAGGCTTgtagaaaaaaaagtagCAATTGAAGTGCTCCCCCAGCCTGTCTGGTTCCAACTTTATGTCCGTCTCCGTCAAGGCAGCTTCATTTATACTTGtgtcaacaacaccagcagGCGACGATGTTTGATTGCAACCGCAAACCAGCCTCAACTTGGTCGGGAAACGCACTAGCCAAGTTGACCCTAAAGCATTTCGGCCCCTGACAAGCGAGCCCAATCAACACCAGTGACGGCCGCCAAGCCGTCGCCAGTGGTGACGGGCCGGCACAATTGACTCGAGTCCAACTTGACCCGAGTTGGAACTTAGCTCAATGTCGTGCACACAGTTGGCTGACCCCAGATTCCGCCCCCGCTCCAGCTGAAAGTCAGATGCGGAGTTTTCTTGCTCAATAAAAGTGTGGATCGTCCATCATCCTATCCTCCACGTGGCGAGCGACGCTCAAGACTGCGTTTGACCGACATAAAACCCCGAAAGTCCCTTGCTTCCTCGCCCGTTTTCCCCGTCCCAGGGCATTGCTCCTCCGGTCCCATCATGTAAAGGGCGAGCATCATGTCAACATGAGCAGCTCGTTGCAGGGCTCGCCTCCACGCCCTCTGTCGCCAATCCTGGACAAACCACGGCGCCAAGCGATCACTCGAGCCTGCGACCGTTGCCGCCGAAGAAAAGCAAAGGTGCGGCTTTATTGTTTATTTCTCCGTCGGAGCTTTCCATGGCCCTTGGGCAGCTACAGCTACAGCTAACCTAACTCGAGTCTACAAGTGCGACTTTGACAACGCCGTGGGTACCTGCTCGCACTGCCGAGACACCAATGCTCGTTGCACATTTGACTTGCCTCTAGCCAAGCGCGGGCCCAAGTCGAAGAAGAGCACCGACTCGTCTATTCCGCCGGAGTCTGTGTCGACATTCTCCGGTCGAAGAGGCATACACCACGCGCCACTTGTCGGGCACCCTTCCAGCTCGACCGCAGCAGCCACTTTCAAAAGCCCaccaagctcgtcgacgacgacgccatggGAATCCTCAGCTCAACTCGCCGCTGGCGCCGGACTGTCTCCAGCCTCGACTCGAGACTTTGCTTCCGTAGCAAGTCCCCCAGCAGCGCATGGCGTTTCCGCCGTCAGGCGGTGGCGCACTTTATCCAGAGCCCTGTCGCTACGAAACAAGGTCCTTGAGCAAATGGTTGAGCGATGCTTTGGCCTCTTTTTCGAGTATCTCTATCCCCTCACTCCCCTGGTACACGAACCAAGTCTTCGTGACGGGCTTTCCATATTTACGTCACAGTCGTCCAACTCGGCGTTGCAGAACGCGCCACGAAATGGAAATGACGGTCTGGCCGACACTCTGCCCGCCTTGAACCCTCCGGCATGGCCTGGAATTTCTCCCGACGTTGGCTCCGGTCCCGGCGGCGAGACGTTGGGATGTTGGCACGATGCCACATTCACCCTCATTACCGCCGTTTGTGCCGAGGCGGCGTTCCTTCTCCCCAAGGACCTCTTTCCCGAGGGCGAGACGGTGGCTGATCTCTTCTTGCAAGCTTCGAGGGACTGTCTGAACAGCTATTTGGAGGCGGACCTGGAAAACCCAAATGCAAACTCCATAACCATTCGGTACTTTCACTCAAACTGCGTCCATGCCGCCGGGAAGCCCAAGTACTCGTGGCACATCTTTGGCGAGGCCACCAGACTCGCACAGGTCATGAGGCTATACGATGAGGCCGCCTTGGAAGGGCTGCCGCCTGTGGAATCTGAGCTGCGCCGCCGTGCTTTCTGGATCGTTTACATGGGCGATAAGTCAGCCGCCATCCTAAACAACCGCCCAATAACTATGCACAAGTATTCCTTTGAAACCGGAGTCACTACAGCATACCCAACCGGGATGGACAACAGGTCGGGCTCCATGGCAAGTGTCTCCGACGTCGCAACGCCCCCCGATAGCCACGGTAGCAACTTCATCGCTGGATTCAATGCAAACCTGAAGCTGTGGCAAGCAGCCTCAGACCTCCTGATTCAAGTTCGACTCTTCCAAGACCAAAAGTCCATCGAGTTTGGCGCCGCAAACCGGCCGAGCCAAGCACTAACAGAGTCCGAGAGGCAGCGCCTAGACTCGCTCTTTGTACAATTCATCACATGCATGGACGATCTGCCCCCGTACCTGCAGTCATATACATTTGCCGCTGTCGGGGGCGCCGGCGGCCCCATCGCCGAAGCCAAGCAGTTCGTCATCCAGTGCGCAAATCTCCAGGTCTCCTTCCACTGTCTGCGCATGGTCATCACCCAAAAGTTTGAAGATATCGCCTTCTTTACCCCGGGGGCTGAGCAAGCCGACCTGCGCAAGACGGAAATAGTGAGGGACATGCTGAGGGTCATGCACGAGGCGCCGTTTTGGTCTCTGCAGGTCAACGGCGAACCATATGTACGCTTGCCGCCATAATCCTGTTTGACATTGACAGACGTGTCAGAGTGGGCTAAcattttactttttttgtGTGCTTGCAGGTAGAAAAGATTAGGCTCATTGGTGCTACGCTGCTGTCTATTATTCATCGTAATCAGGCGTCGCCGCTTGCGGCGCGAGCGAGAAGTGATTTTAGCGTCCTGCTGGACATTTTGACAAGGCTTGATTCAAAGGCCTCGGACGCTCTCAAGAGCACGTCCACTTGGGCCATGTAAAGGATTAAAAAAACAGGGAATTTGAGCATGGCTTTGGGTGTTTGGGTATTTGGATTCATGGTTGTTGGGAAAATAGCGCTTCATGTACAGGTAGAGCTGGACGGACCTTGGCTCATGGATTTCTATCTCGTCTCTGCAACTTTTTACACAATGTATGCAACTGCTGTATTTACCAGTCGTGATTTGCTGCGCACCTCCTTGGGTTTATGCAATCTGTCCATATGCAGCGTGTACATGGTTCTTTCGTGCGACCTTCTCCCAGACATGTGCAGCCCTGCCATGTACGGAAGAGCTTGAGAGCCGCCGTGATTAGTCGCATTAGCTAGTAGTGACGGAGAGTCCCTGTCTGTCCGTAACCATTTTCCTCAGCAGCAACGCAGACTGTTTGGGAGTGCGCTTTAGAGTCTTGTAATCGGTGAATGTAACGCCAAAGCGTGGGCCGTAGCCATCAGACCATTCTGTGAAGCGGTTAGCTACAAATACTTGAGAAATGGACAGGAACGCACCGAGATTATCAAGAAGCGCCCAAGCAAAGTAGCCCTTGATAACAGCTCCATCGTCCACAATGGACTTGCATATAGCGTCTAGATGAGAGCTGAAGTACTTGATGCGGTATGGGTCATTGACTGCCTCGTCGCAAGTCATCTTGTCCTCCCCGGGGCATGGGCAGCCATTCTCGGTGATGTAGATGGGCTTTCCGTATAGATTATATACCCGGGTCAGATGTTTCCGGAACAAGTCAGGGCAGGATCGCAGCCAGTGTAGGCCACTCTCTTCGCCCACAGGAGTCCCTTGTTTGTCTTgctgcagctcgtccaggTTACCCACGAAGTCGGTATCCGATGCGGGCTCCCCCCTGTGCCGAGCGAACTGCGACGTGTAGTAGTTCATTCCGTAAAAGTCAGTCTCGGCTTCCTCCAGAAGGGCAACCTCGGATTCTGTAAAGAGCGGAAGCCGGTCGCCGAGTTGCTCGCGCATGCAGCTAGGGTAGTCCTTCTTCAAGCTATGTTTCCCAGTTAACTCTGCCCGTTGAAGAATTGCTTCTGCTTCACAGTGGGCCACTTACAAGATGGGGTTGGCGAACCAGCCAATGTGGAATTCCATCCGTCGCTCAGCGGCCTCTTTATCGCGAGAGTCTGCACTGTCCCAAGGTTCGTAGTAGTCGCCATTGAGTGATATGCCGATCTGGCCTCCTTGAGAGGGCTTGAAGTCCTTGTTATAGGCGATGACGGCGCGAACATGGCTCAAAATCTGGGCCTTGCCCACAATCCAAGGCTCAGTGGCACTGTTGCCGGCATCTGACAGGTCGTTTGTGCTGCTTCTTCCAGGCGCATTGCCGCCGGTAGAATATCCCTGTCGCAGAATCAGTCATTTGATCTTGTCGCAAACAAATCTCTCAGTGTTGGACGGCCTACAAAGATGGATTGGATCCACGGCTCGTTCAAAGTGATCCAATTCTTGACTCTGTCTCCAAAGCGCTCATAGCACACCCTCGCGTAGCGCTCAAAGTCCAACTGAGACTCTTGGACATCAAGCCAGCCACCATAACGATCGTGCAGCGCCTGGGGGAGGTCCCAGTGGTACAGCGTGACCCAGGGCGTGATTCCTCTTTTGAGGAGAGAGTCGATGAGTCTGCTGTAGAATGAAATGCCCTCCTCGTTCAGAGGGTCATTTCTGCCGCCTTGGGGAATAATGCGAGACCAAGATATGGAAAATCGGTACGCCTTGGCACCGTATTTGGTGAGAAGATCAAAGTCCTCTTCATACCGGTGATAGTGATCGCAGGCAACATCGCCATTGGCTCCCT from Metarhizium brunneum chromosome 2, complete sequence includes these protein-coding regions:
- the BGL1B_1 gene encoding Beta-glucosidase 1B, which translates into the protein MGSKSSLLPADFEWGFATAAYQIEGAVAEGGRGKSIWDTFCHLEPTRTKGANGDVACDHYHRYEEDFDLLTKYGAKAYRFSISWSRIIPQGGRNDPLNEEGISFYSRLIDSLLKRGITPWVTLYHWDLPQALHDRYGGWLDVQESQLDFERYARVCYERFGDRVKNWITLNEPWIQSIFGYSTGGNAPGRSSTNDLSDAGNSATEPWIVGKAQILSHVRAVIAYNKDFKPSQGGQIGISLNGDYYEPWDSADSRDKEAAERRMEFHIGWFANPIFLKKDYPSCMREQLGDRLPLFTESEVALLEEAETDFYGMNYYTSQFARHRGEPASDTDFVGNLDELQQDKQGTPVGEESGLHWLRSCPDLFRKHLTRVYNLYGKPIYITENGCPCPGEDKMTCDEAVNDPYRIKYFSSHLDAICKSIVDDGAVIKGYFAWALLDNLGAFLSISQVFVANRFTEWSDGYGPRFGVTFTDYKTLKRTPKQSALLLRKMVTDRQGLSVTTS